The Streptomyces vinaceus genome contains the following window.
GTGATCACCGGCCTGATCGCCCTGGGCCTGAAGAAGCCCGAGCAGAAGGCGCAGACCGCGCCCGCCGCCGAGCGCGAGTCACAGACCGCCGGTGTCTGATCCGGCAGCCTGACGCACCGCACGGCGAAAGCCCCCACCCGGCCGGGTGGGGGCTTTCGCCGTTGCCCCGTCGCGCGGGTCGCGCCGTCGTGTCGCTGCGCCGGTCCGCCGTACGCGGTCCTCGGCGGGCCCGGTCCCGGAAAGGCCGCCGGGGGTGTCCCGGAGTCGGGACACCCCCGGCGGCACGGGGTCGGGCAGCGTCTAGACCGAAGCCAGCAAGGCCTCCGCGGAGTCGGGGAGTTCGCGCCCCAGGAGGGACCGCAGCCGCGGGTAGGCCGTCGCGTCGCCGGCCAGGATCCCGCCGAGGAGGCTGTCCCCCGCCGAGTCGAGGACCAGCTTCGCGTACGCCTCCCCGCCCGCGGATTCCCGTACGAACTCCAGCGCGCCCGGGGTCTGCGCGTGGGCGTCCCCGAAGGAGGCGACGTCGACGCCCATCAGCTTGAGCTTCGTGGACATGTCGGCGCCCGGGAAGCGGGCCGGGCCCTCGCCGAGCAGCTGGGCGACGACGGCCTCCGCCATCCGGTAGCCCGGGGCCACCAGCCCGTAGCAGCGGCCCTCGACGGCCGCGCACTCCCCGACGGCCCACACGTGCGGGTCCGGGGTGCGGCAGTGGTCGTCGACGAGGAAGCCGCCGCGCTCACCGCGCGGCAGGTCCGCCGGGCCGGCCAGGCAGTCCTGCGGCCGTACCCCGGCGGAGAAGACCACGAGGCCCGTCTCGATCGACGTGCCGTCCGCGAAGACCAGACGGGCCACCCGCCCGTCCTCGCCCGCCTCGATGCGGCTCGTCGCCACGCCCAGGTGGGTGGTGACGCCGAGCCCGGTGACGAGCCGGTCCAGGACGCGGCCGCCGCCCTCGTCGACCTGGACGGGCATCAGCCGCGGCGCCATCTCCACGACGTGCGGGGAGAGCCCCAGCAGGCGCAGGCCGTTGGCGGCCTCCAGGCCGAGGAGGCCGCCGCCGATCACCACGCCGGTGGTGGTGCGGGCGGCGGCCTCACGGATGGCGTCGAGGTCGTCGAGGGTGCGGTAGACGCAGGCGCCGGGCAGCTCGCGGCCGGGGACGGGCGGGACGAAGGGCACCGATCCGGTGGCCAGGACCAGTGCGTCGTACGCGGTGCGGCGGCCGTCCTCGGTGGTGACGACGCGGGCCACGCGGTCAATGCCGACGGCCCTGGTGGAGGTGTGGAACTCCACCAGGGCGTCGTCGAACAGGGCCGGCTTCACGAGGCTCAGCTCGGCCGGGGTCTTGTCGTCGAGGGCGGACGAGAGCCTGACCCGGTCGTAGGCGGGGTGTCTCTCCGCTCCGAGGACCACCACCCGCCAGCTTCCGTCCGGGTCGCGGGAGCGGAGCTCCTCGACGAGCCGGTGGCCGGTCATGCCGTGGCCGATGACGACGAGGGTACGGGTGGTCATACGGGATTCCTTTGCGGGGTGAGGGCCGCCGCGCCGGGTCAACTGCCGGTCGTGGCAGGCGTACTGGAGGCCAGGGAGGTGCAGAGGGACTCCACCTGGCGGGCGCAGCCACCGCAGCCGGTCGTCGCGCGGGTGGCGTCCGCGAGCTCGGCGAGGCCCTGCGCCCCTGCGTGCCAGGCCCGGGTGAGGTCCTGGTGCGTGACGTTGTTGCACAGGCAGATGACGGTCTCGGGCGTGATCTCCTCGGAGCCGGCTCTGGCCAGGCGGGGAGCCCGGCCCAGGAGCAGGCTGAGCCGGTCGCGCGGGACGGGCGCGTCGTGGACGTACAGCTCGGTCGTGGTGGCGATGGCCCGGTCGAAACCGAGGAGGACCCCGGCGGTGATGTGTTCACCGGTCAGCTCCAGGCGCGCGTAGCGGCCGTTCGCCGGATCGTTGAGGGTGATCGTCTCGTCGGAGGGGGCGCGGCCCGGCATGCCGAGGACCACGAGGCCGGGGCCGGCGATGCGGGGGCGCAGGACGCGGCGGGCGGGGGCCACGCCGCGGGCGCCGGAGGCGAGGTGGCGTGCCAGGGCCTCGGCCTGGGCCCAGCCGGAGGCGAGCGATCCGCCGCGGTTGCCGCGGTGCTCGGCGCAGTCGCCCAGGGCGTGGATCAGCGGGTCGTCGGTGCGCATGCGGTCGTCGACGACGATGCCGGTGCGGACGGCCAGTCCGGCGGTGCGGGCCAGGCCGGTCTCGGGAAGGACGCCGGTGCACAGCAGCAGGGTGTGGGCGGGCAGGGCGGTGCCGTCGGCGAGAGCGAGGGTGCCGGGGGCGCCCTCGGTGGCGGGGGTGTAGGCGGTGGCGGGGCTGCCGGCGACGAGTTCGACGCCGGCGGCGGTGAGCCGGTCGCGTACGAGGGCCCCCGCGGCCGCGTCGAGGAGGTGGTCCATCGGCCAGGGGCGGGGGTGGACGAGGGTGACGGGGCGGTTCTTCAGGGCCAGCGCGAACGCGGCTTCGACGCCCAGGGATCCGGCGCCCAGGATGGTCACGGGCGTACGGGCGGCCACGACGGCCGGGTCGGTGAGCCGGGCGCAGTCGGCGAGGGTGCGCAGGACGGCGACCCCGGCGGCCGGGCTCCCGTCGGGGGTGCGCAGGCCGGGCAGGTCGGGCAGGAGCGGGGTGGCGCCGGTGGCCAGGATCAGCCGGGCGTACGGGAAGACGTCCCCGTCCGCGGTGTGCACGCGGCGGCGGAGGCGGTCGATGCGGACGGCGCAGACGCCGGTCAGGATCGTGGTGTCGCCGGGCGGAGGGGGCAGTTCCATCGCCTCGACCGGCAGGCTGCCGTCGAGGGCGGAGGTGAGCAGGGCGCGGTGGTAGGCGGGGGTGTCCTCGGCGCCGAGGACGGTGACGGGGTCCTCGCAGCCGAAGTGGCGCAGCCGGTCGAGGACCTGGTGGGCGGCGGGGCCGTTGCCGATGACGAGGATCGGCGCGGTGCGGTGCGTGGTCATGGGCGGGCGTCCTGGAGGAGTGCGGGGCCCTGGCCGGTGGCGGGGCGGGATGCGGAGGCGAGCACGGTGTCGACGCCGTCGTCCCCGAAGCCGTCGCCGCATCCGTCCTCGGTGCCGTCCTCGATGCCGTGCCCGATACCGTCGTTCGCGGCGTCCGCCTCGGGGAGTTCGAGCTCCGCCGGTTCGATGCGGACCGCGCACACCTTGAACTCGGGCATGCGGCTGCGCGGGTCGAGGGCGTCGTTGGTGATCAGGTTGGCCCGTCCGTCGCCCGGGAAGTGGAACGGCAGGAAGACGGTGTCGGCGCGCAGGGTCGGGTCCAGGCGGACCCGGGCCAGGGTGGTGCCGCGCGCCGAGCTGACCCGGGCGTGGCCGCCGTCGGTCAGGCCGGCCCGGGCGGCCGTGTCGGGATGCACCTCGACGTGCGCCTCGGGGGCGGCGGCGGTCAGCTGGGGCACCCGGCGGGTCTGCGCCCCGGACTGGTACTGGGCCAGGACCCGGCCGGTGGTGGCGTACAGGGGGTGCTCGGCGTGGGCCTCCTCGGCGGGCGGCCGGTGCTCCACCTCGGCGAAGCGGGCCCTGCCGTCGGGGTGGGCGAAGCGGTCGAGGAAGAGCCGGGGGGTGCCGGGGTGGGCCGCCTCGCCGTCGGGGGTCCCGGGGCAGGGCCAGTGCAGGGCCTCTCCCGCGTCGAGGCGTTCGTAGCTGATCCCCGAGTAGTCGGCGGGGCCGCCGCGGGAAGCGCGGCCCAACTCCTCGAACACGGCGCGGGGTTCGTCGGGGTAGCGCTCGGGGAGGTCGCCCAGCCGGGTGGCGAGGGCGCGCAGGACGGCGAGGTCCGAGCGTGCTCCGGGCGGCGGGTCGAGCAGCCGCCGCCGGCGCAGGACGCGTCCTTCGAGGTTGGTCATGGTGCCCTCCTCCTCGGCCCACTGGGTGACGGGCAGCACCACGTCGGCCATGCGCGCGGTCTCGGAGGGCACGAAGTCGGCGACGACGAGCAGGTCCAGGGAGGCGATGCGTTCGGCGACGCGGTCGGCGCGCGGGGCGGAGACCACCGGGTTGGCGCCGAAGACGAGCAGGGCGCGCGGGCCGGTGTCGGTGCCGAGGGCGCTGAGGAGTTCGTAGGCGCTGCGGCCGGGACCGGGGACGGCCTCGGGGTCGACGCCCCAGACCCGCGCCACGTGGGCGCGGGCCGCCGGGTCGGTGATCATCCGGTAGCCG
Protein-coding sequences here:
- a CDS encoding NAD(P)/FAD-dependent oxidoreductase, which produces MTTRTLVVIGHGMTGHRLVEELRSRDPDGSWRVVVLGAERHPAYDRVRLSSALDDKTPAELSLVKPALFDDALVEFHTSTRAVGIDRVARVVTTEDGRRTAYDALVLATGSVPFVPPVPGRELPGACVYRTLDDLDAIREAAARTTTGVVIGGGLLGLEAANGLRLLGLSPHVVEMAPRLMPVQVDEGGGRVLDRLVTGLGVTTHLGVATSRIEAGEDGRVARLVFADGTSIETGLVVFSAGVRPQDCLAGPADLPRGERGGFLVDDHCRTPDPHVWAVGECAAVEGRCYGLVAPGYRMAEAVVAQLLGEGPARFPGADMSTKLKLMGVDVASFGDAHAQTPGALEFVRESAGGEAYAKLVLDSAGDSLLGGILAGDATAYPRLRSLLGRELPDSAEALLASV
- a CDS encoding FAD-dependent oxidoreductase, with the protein product MTTHRTAPILVIGNGPAAHQVLDRLRHFGCEDPVTVLGAEDTPAYHRALLTSALDGSLPVEAMELPPPPGDTTILTGVCAVRIDRLRRRVHTADGDVFPYARLILATGATPLLPDLPGLRTPDGSPAAGVAVLRTLADCARLTDPAVVAARTPVTILGAGSLGVEAAFALALKNRPVTLVHPRPWPMDHLLDAAAGALVRDRLTAAGVELVAGSPATAYTPATEGAPGTLALADGTALPAHTLLLCTGVLPETGLARTAGLAVRTGIVVDDRMRTDDPLIHALGDCAEHRGNRGGSLASGWAQAEALARHLASGARGVAPARRVLRPRIAGPGLVVLGMPGRAPSDETITLNDPANGRYARLELTGEHITAGVLLGFDRAIATTTELYVHDAPVPRDRLSLLLGRAPRLARAGSEEITPETVICLCNNVTHQDLTRAWHAGAQGLAELADATRATTGCGGCARQVESLCTSLASSTPATTGS
- a CDS encoding molybdopterin oxidoreductase family protein; translated protein: MSDGIRPGPGPGADAVGAGTVRTHCPYCALQCGTLLSRDEPAGGADVRPDPDFPVNGGGLCQKGWTAPALLTTPDRIRTPMVRDAGGTLRPTDWDTALDTVAARLARIRAEHGPDAVGVFGGGGLTNEKAYLLGKFARLALGTSQIDYNGRFCMSSAAAAGNAAFGLDRGLPFPVTDLGAAEVVLLAGANPAETMPPLMRHLGAAQLIVIDPRRTPTAARAALHLQPRPGTDLALALGLMHILVVDGHTDRDYVGRRTAGFEAAWKRAASWWPERVEKVTGVPVSDQREAVRMLAAARRAYVLTGRGAEQHSKGTDTVAAFINLALALGLPGREGSGYGCLTGQGNGQGGREHGQKADQLPGYRMITDPAARAHVARVWGVDPEAVPGPGRSAYELLSALGTDTGPRALLVFGANPVVSAPRADRVAERIASLDLLVVADFVPSETARMADVVLPVTQWAEEEGTMTNLEGRVLRRRRLLDPPPGARSDLAVLRALATRLGDLPERYPDEPRAVFEELGRASRGGPADYSGISYERLDAGEALHWPCPGTPDGEAAHPGTPRLFLDRFAHPDGRARFAEVEHRPPAEEAHAEHPLYATTGRVLAQYQSGAQTRRVPQLTAAAPEAHVEVHPDTAARAGLTDGGHARVSSARGTTLARVRLDPTLRADTVFLPFHFPGDGRANLITNDALDPRSRMPEFKVCAVRIEPAELELPEADAANDGIGHGIEDGTEDGCGDGFGDDGVDTVLASASRPATGQGPALLQDARP